A genomic segment from Syntrophorhabdaceae bacterium encodes:
- the secF gene encoding protein translocase subunit SecF translates to MKFVEITKKTNIDFIGLRNKAFIFSLVLVVLGCIGFLMVTLGKANLSVDFTGGTQLQVKFSEKVSIGELRSALIGSGLHDVQIQEISGTNEFLIKTKISDTEKEKAQDTIGQYISANLKGKKFEVVGSNMVGSTVGQALKKDAIIAVVIALICIIIYIAWRFTFIFGIAATIATFHDVLVILGVFYIFNMEMNILFITALLTIAGYSLTDTVVVFDRIRENMARMKAKSDFGAVINFSTNEVLSRTLITSLTTAITIGAILFLGGEVLFDFAFALFIGVLI, encoded by the coding sequence ATGAAGTTTGTAGAGATAACAAAAAAGACAAACATAGATTTTATCGGGCTGCGGAATAAGGCCTTTATATTTTCCTTAGTGCTTGTTGTGCTGGGTTGTATCGGTTTTCTCATGGTCACTTTGGGGAAAGCGAATCTCAGCGTGGATTTCACGGGCGGGACACAGCTGCAGGTCAAATTCAGCGAGAAGGTATCCATAGGAGAACTGAGAAGCGCCCTCATTGGAAGCGGTCTTCATGACGTGCAGATACAGGAAATAAGCGGGACGAATGAGTTTCTCATAAAGACAAAGATATCTGATACCGAGAAGGAAAAGGCTCAGGATACAATAGGCCAGTACATCTCCGCAAATCTGAAAGGCAAGAAGTTCGAGGTAGTCGGAAGCAATATGGTTGGTTCCACTGTCGGACAGGCGCTGAAAAAGGACGCGATCATTGCCGTTGTTATTGCACTTATCTGCATCATCATCTATATTGCCTGGAGGTTTACCTTTATCTTCGGGATTGCGGCCACAATCGCCACCTTCCATGATGTCCTTGTCATCCTCGGCGTATTCTACATCTTCAACATGGAGATGAATATTCTCTTTATTACTGCTCTCCTGACCATAGCGGGGTATTCGCTCACCGACACCGTTGTTGTTTTCGACAGGATCCGGGAGAACATGGCCAGGATGAAAGCAAAATCCGACTTTGGAGCAGTAATTAATTTCAGCACCAATGAGGTGTTGAGCAGAACCCTCATAACGTCATTAACGACGGCGATCACTATCGGTGCGATCCTTTTTCTCGGCGGCGAGGTTCTCTTTGATTTTGCTTTTGCTCTTTTTATCGGGGTGCTCATA
- the secD gene encoding protein translocase subunit SecD, with amino-acid sequence MLKSLKFRFTLVLIFLIISVIFCLPNVIEPQGTLKKYLPSDKIHLGLDLKGGMHLLLELDTVKLMQNMIDRKFAALKDAMIRDGVRFLALDKHGNTLSVSVRAEQKDKLYNLIGRDFPDLKAGDSKAEGDILHLTFLLPDKEVAGIKENAVKQALETIRNRIDQFGVTEPVIVQQGESQILVQLPGIKDPQRALELIGRTAQLEFKLVDEENLTRFQGGSVPEGSEVLTMRTRNKDTGIYTTTPILLKRQALLTGELLTDAKVRIGGEFNNEPYVAIEFDSEGARIFDKITAENVGKRLAIILDNTVYSAPVIKERISGGKASITGGFTMEEAKDLAIVLRAGALPAPVKVIQNITIGPTLGQDSIKKGVRAAILGAILVFIFMIYYYRYSGVIADIALFLNLLYLLGAFTALKATMTLPGIAGIILTMGMGVDSNVLIFERIREELRLGKTARAAVDAGYTKAWVTIFDSHITTLITTFILFTFGTGPIKGFAVTLSIGVIINLFTAVFGSKAIYDWIIVKFKPRSLSI; translated from the coding sequence GTGCTTAAATCGTTGAAATTCAGATTTACCCTGGTCCTGATCTTTTTAATCATATCGGTCATATTCTGTCTGCCGAATGTTATAGAGCCGCAGGGGACATTAAAAAAATATCTCCCCTCTGACAAGATACATCTCGGGCTTGATCTGAAGGGCGGCATGCACCTCCTGCTTGAGCTTGACACGGTGAAGCTTATGCAGAACATGATCGACAGAAAGTTTGCCGCGCTCAAAGACGCCATGATCCGTGACGGGGTTCGTTTCCTGGCGCTGGACAAGCACGGGAATACGCTCTCAGTATCGGTGAGGGCAGAGCAGAAAGACAAGCTTTATAACCTTATAGGCAGGGACTTTCCCGATCTGAAGGCCGGAGATTCGAAGGCAGAAGGGGATATCCTTCACCTCACATTCCTCCTGCCCGATAAAGAGGTTGCCGGTATTAAGGAAAATGCGGTAAAGCAGGCGCTGGAGACGATACGCAACAGGATAGATCAATTCGGAGTTACAGAGCCGGTCATTGTCCAGCAGGGGGAAAGCCAGATACTCGTGCAGCTGCCGGGCATCAAAGACCCCCAGCGGGCCTTAGAACTGATCGGCAGAACTGCCCAGCTTGAATTCAAGCTGGTTGACGAAGAGAACCTCACGAGGTTTCAGGGGGGATCTGTTCCTGAAGGCAGCGAAGTTCTTACCATGAGGACAAGAAACAAGGACACGGGCATTTATACGACTACACCGATCCTCCTTAAGAGACAGGCGCTTCTCACCGGGGAACTGCTGACTGACGCAAAGGTCAGGATCGGCGGGGAGTTCAATAATGAGCCCTACGTTGCGATAGAATTTGACAGCGAGGGTGCACGGATATTCGATAAGATAACCGCTGAGAATGTCGGAAAGAGGCTTGCCATCATCCTCGATAATACGGTCTATTCTGCGCCTGTTATCAAGGAGAGGATATCGGGCGGCAAGGCATCGATCACAGGCGGTTTCACGATGGAAGAGGCAAAGGACCTTGCGATAGTGCTCCGTGCCGGTGCGCTTCCGGCTCCGGTGAAGGTAATACAGAACATCACCATCGGCCCCACGCTCGGGCAGGATTCGATTAAAAAGGGTGTACGGGCAGCTATCCTGGGCGCTATCCTCGTCTTTATCTTTATGATCTACTATTACCGCTATTCAGGCGTTATTGCCGATATCGCCCTCTTTTTGAACCTCCTTTATCTCCTTGGCGCATTTACTGCCCTGAAGGCCACGATGACCCTGCCCGGCATAGCAGGTATTATCCTGACCATGGGAATGGGCGTCGATTCCAACGTCCTTATCTTTGAAAGGATCAGGGAAGAGCTGCGTCTTGGGAAAACCGCGAGGGCGGCTGTTGACGCGGGATATACCAAAGCGTGGGTCACGATTTTTGACTCACACATTACGACACTTATTACGACCTTCATACTCTTCACGTTCGGAACGGGCCCTATAAAGGGGTTTGCCGTTACGCTGAGCATTGGAGTTATCATCAATCTTTTCACCGCTGTGTTCGGATCGAAAGCGATATATGACTGGATCATCGTGAAGTTTAAACCAAGGAGCTTAAGCATTTGA